In one Corallococcus sp. EGB genomic region, the following are encoded:
- a CDS encoding hybrid sensor histidine kinase/response regulator: MSLVLVADDEPAVLEVLSQVVEDLGHDVVRARDGEEALALARTHRPRLVVTDHMMPRMSGMELCSRLKQEPGLREVPIILLSAVLQQGSPDASAFLNKPFEITDFETLVHDVLEKAPAALPEPATPVEALSRWVAQSLQGPLEAARNQLRALEDLPPPGRGAVEALGEQLQSLERMGRYLQDAVRLSAGSVTLRPVEGDLRQPLEASVARCRTSGPGVPVELTVPPEAVGLKFDPERLEQVFDVLLSNAARQGRVRVELKASPQEVLVRVSDPGPGIPEAELPRLFQRFPEVPARGEALGLYVASELAKLHGGALSAESRPGQGATFSVSLPRVA, translated from the coding sequence ATGAGTCTCGTCCTGGTCGCGGATGACGAACCCGCGGTGCTGGAAGTCCTGAGCCAGGTGGTGGAGGACCTGGGGCACGACGTGGTGCGCGCGAGGGATGGCGAGGAGGCGCTGGCGCTCGCCCGGACCCACCGCCCGAGGCTCGTGGTGACGGACCACATGATGCCGCGCATGAGCGGCATGGAGCTGTGCAGCCGGCTGAAGCAGGAGCCGGGCCTGCGCGAGGTGCCCATCATCCTCTTGAGCGCCGTGCTCCAGCAGGGCTCGCCGGATGCGTCCGCGTTCCTCAACAAGCCCTTTGAAATCACCGACTTCGAGACGCTGGTCCACGACGTGCTGGAGAAGGCCCCCGCCGCGCTCCCGGAGCCGGCGACGCCCGTGGAGGCGCTGAGCCGGTGGGTGGCGCAGTCGCTCCAGGGCCCGCTGGAGGCCGCGAGGAATCAGCTGCGCGCGTTGGAAGACCTGCCTCCGCCCGGCAGGGGTGCGGTGGAGGCGCTGGGCGAGCAGCTCCAGTCGCTGGAGCGCATGGGCCGCTACCTCCAGGACGCCGTCCGCCTGAGCGCGGGCAGCGTGACGCTGCGGCCGGTGGAGGGTGACCTGCGCCAGCCCCTGGAGGCGTCCGTCGCGCGGTGCCGCACCTCGGGGCCCGGCGTTCCGGTGGAGCTGACGGTGCCTCCGGAGGCGGTGGGACTGAAGTTCGATCCGGAGCGCCTGGAGCAGGTGTTCGACGTGCTCCTGTCGAACGCGGCCCGTCAGGGGAGGGTGCGCGTGGAGCTGAAGGCGTCTCCGCAAGAGGTCCTGGTGCGCGTGAGCGACCCGGGGCCGGGCATCCCCGAAGCGGAGCTGCCCCGGCTGTTCCAGCGCTTCCCGGAGGTCCCCGCGCGCGGTGAGGCGCTGGGGCTCTACGTGGCGTCGGAGTTGGCGAAGCTGCACGGCGGCGCGCTCTCCGCCGAGTCGCGCCCCGGGCAGGGCGCGACCTTCAGCGTGTCATTGCCGCGCGTGGCCTGA
- the speB gene encoding agmatinase, producing MATHFDPAAAAQPGSGIFGLPHSPDEAHVVVIPVPFEATTSYGGGTSNGPAALLEASKQVDLFDVETGRPYERGIAMLEAPAELHEWNERAKERAQVVIEAGGIDSGEAELLAAARDVNGFSEKLNEHVYRTTKHWLEQGKRVAAVGGDHAISFGIIQAHAEKYPGMGVLHLDAHADLRVAYEGFTWSHASIFYNVCERIPGVKTLVQVGLRDMSENEHRYIEDSGGRIHAIYDSILQQNRFDGLPWNQQVKQIVDKLPQQVYLSFDIDGLDPVLCPNTGTPVPGGLSFPEATALVAGVVRSGRTIVGFDLTEVAPGPDGSEWDANVGARMLYKMIGWMLKSQKA from the coding sequence ATGGCTACCCACTTCGACCCCGCCGCCGCCGCGCAGCCGGGCTCCGGCATCTTCGGCCTCCCCCACTCTCCCGACGAGGCCCACGTCGTCGTCATCCCCGTTCCCTTCGAGGCCACCACCAGCTACGGCGGCGGCACGTCCAACGGCCCCGCCGCCCTGCTGGAGGCCAGCAAGCAGGTGGACCTGTTCGACGTGGAGACCGGCCGTCCCTACGAGCGCGGCATCGCCATGCTGGAGGCCCCCGCCGAGCTGCATGAGTGGAACGAACGCGCCAAGGAGCGCGCCCAGGTCGTCATCGAGGCCGGCGGCATCGACTCCGGCGAGGCCGAGTTGCTCGCCGCCGCCAGGGACGTGAACGGCTTCAGCGAGAAGCTCAACGAGCACGTCTACCGCACCACGAAGCACTGGCTGGAGCAGGGCAAGCGCGTGGCCGCCGTGGGAGGCGATCACGCCATCTCCTTCGGCATCATCCAGGCGCACGCGGAGAAGTACCCCGGCATGGGCGTGCTGCACCTGGACGCGCACGCCGACCTGCGCGTCGCCTACGAAGGCTTCACCTGGTCGCACGCGTCCATCTTCTACAACGTGTGCGAGCGCATCCCGGGCGTGAAGACGCTGGTCCAGGTGGGCCTGCGCGACATGAGCGAGAACGAGCACCGCTACATCGAGGACTCCGGCGGCCGCATCCACGCCATCTACGACTCCATCCTCCAGCAGAACCGCTTCGATGGCCTCCCCTGGAACCAGCAGGTGAAGCAGATCGTCGACAAGCTGCCGCAGCAGGTCTACCTGTCCTTCGACATCGACGGCCTGGACCCCGTGCTGTGCCCGAACACCGGCACCCCCGTCCCCGGCGGCCTGTCCTTCCCGGAGGCCACCGCGCTCGTCGCGGGCGTCGTGCGCTCGGGCCGCACCATCGTCGGCTTCGACCTCACCGAGGTGGCCCCCGGCCCCGACGGCAGCGAGTGGGACGCCAACGTGGGCGCCCGCATGCTCTACAAGATGATTGGCTGGATGCTGAAGTCGCAGAAGGCCTGA
- a CDS encoding MmcQ/YjbR family DNA-binding protein, translated as MATRKKAVAKSPGRKGGITVDDVRALALALPSTEERPSYGTPGFRVSDKLFARVLDEDSIVIKVDFDHREALLQSQPDVFLVTPHYQDWPMVIVRLTTVTRPLLQSLLKEAWRRCASAKVLKALEPAPPAASPAKKAPARKRTV; from the coding sequence ATGGCGACGCGGAAGAAGGCGGTGGCGAAGTCCCCGGGGCGCAAGGGTGGAATCACGGTGGACGACGTGCGCGCGCTGGCGCTGGCGCTGCCCTCGACAGAGGAGCGACCGTCATACGGCACGCCCGGCTTCCGGGTGAGCGACAAGCTCTTCGCGCGCGTGTTGGACGAGGACTCCATCGTCATCAAGGTGGACTTCGACCACCGGGAGGCCCTGCTGCAATCACAGCCGGACGTCTTCCTCGTCACGCCGCACTATCAGGACTGGCCCATGGTCATCGTGCGGCTCACCACCGTGACACGGCCCCTGCTGCAATCCCTGCTCAAGGAGGCCTGGCGCCGGTGCGCCTCCGCCAAGGTGCTCAAGGCGCTGGAGCCCGCTCCACCCGCCGCGTCACCGGCGAAGAAGGCCCCTGCCCGGAAGCGGACCGTGTAG
- a CDS encoding NAD(P)H-quinone oxidoreductase — MKVVRITKPGGPEVLAIEERPEPAPGPHDVLVRVRASALNRADLLQVRGSYPPPPDVSQDVPGLEYAGEVVAVGPRARKFQPGDRVMGLVGGGAWSEVITTHEREVLHMPRGMDFADAAALPEAYLTAYDALVLQADLRPGEAVLVHAVASGVGSAAALLCKAMGVRVVGTGRSRDKLARASEWGVGHTVLCESTPPVFADAVVTATGGRGADVCLDLVGGAYLPETVKAMAPLGRMMQVGSVAGARAELDLGPVMRKRLTVKGTVLRSRPAEEKMLLTQVAERQLLPLFDSGALRAVVDAVLPMTEIRSGLERMAGNGTVGKVVVRWD; from the coding sequence ATGAAGGTCGTGCGCATCACGAAGCCGGGCGGTCCGGAGGTCCTCGCCATCGAAGAGCGGCCGGAGCCGGCGCCGGGGCCCCATGACGTGCTGGTGCGGGTGCGGGCGAGCGCGCTGAACCGGGCGGACCTGCTGCAGGTGCGCGGCTCCTATCCGCCGCCCCCGGATGTGTCCCAGGACGTGCCGGGCCTGGAGTACGCGGGCGAGGTGGTGGCGGTGGGGCCGCGTGCACGGAAGTTCCAGCCAGGCGACCGGGTAATGGGGCTGGTGGGCGGAGGCGCGTGGAGCGAGGTGATCACCACGCATGAACGCGAGGTGCTGCACATGCCCCGGGGGATGGACTTCGCGGACGCGGCGGCGCTGCCGGAGGCGTATCTGACGGCATACGACGCGCTGGTGCTCCAGGCGGATTTGAGGCCCGGGGAGGCGGTGCTGGTGCACGCGGTGGCGAGCGGTGTGGGGTCCGCGGCGGCGCTGCTCTGCAAGGCGATGGGTGTGCGGGTGGTGGGCACGGGGCGGAGCCGGGACAAGCTGGCGCGGGCCTCCGAGTGGGGCGTGGGCCACACGGTGCTGTGTGAGAGCACCCCCCCGGTGTTCGCGGACGCGGTGGTCACGGCGACGGGGGGCCGGGGCGCGGACGTGTGCCTGGACCTGGTGGGCGGCGCCTATCTGCCGGAGACGGTGAAGGCCATGGCGCCGCTGGGGCGGATGATGCAGGTGGGCTCGGTGGCGGGTGCGCGCGCGGAGCTGGACCTGGGGCCGGTGATGCGCAAGCGGCTTACGGTGAAGGGCACGGTGCTCCGCAGCCGACCCGCGGAGGAGAAGATGCTGCTCACGCAGGTGGCGGAGCGGCAGCTGTTGCCCCTGTTCGACTCCGGCGCGCTACGGGCCGTGGTGGACGCCGTATTGCCCATGACGGAGATCCGCTCCGGACTGGAGCGGATGGCGGGCAACGGCACGGTGGGCAAGGTCGTGGTGCGCTGGGATTGA
- a CDS encoding magnesium transporter — protein MPGPVQTPSETAHTLLQSDRLSRDFTAVGVEDTVAQALEKLRAHPGTGEIFYCYACDPAGRLVGVVPIRKLIRAAPEEHIASLMFTRVVKLPVDASDAVVEDFFVTYRFLAFPVVDAEGRIVGVVEMNQFVDAFSDTLFDEVEGRVRDEVYRFVGLPLGEHRETRPMRMALKRFPWLLGNIAGGFLAATTTRLFERTVSELVVVSAFIPMVLVLSESLGVQTTAVAASMVAHGEVDRKMVTREVLAASLAGLMAAAVVALLGRVYSPGFGFSLALFVAVTVSATLASCLGGVLPFLFRRLKVDPHLASAPLVLAVSDNLTLLTYFGLVSRLLL, from the coding sequence GTGCCCGGCCCCGTGCAGACGCCTTCGGAGACCGCGCACACGCTGTTGCAGAGCGACCGGCTATCGCGGGACTTCACGGCCGTGGGCGTGGAGGACACGGTCGCCCAGGCGCTGGAGAAGCTGCGCGCCCACCCGGGCACGGGGGAGATCTTCTACTGCTACGCCTGCGATCCGGCCGGCCGGCTGGTGGGCGTGGTGCCCATCCGCAAGCTGATCCGCGCGGCCCCCGAGGAGCACATCGCATCACTGATGTTCACACGGGTGGTGAAGCTGCCGGTGGACGCGTCCGACGCGGTGGTGGAGGACTTCTTCGTCACCTACCGCTTCCTGGCGTTCCCGGTGGTGGATGCGGAGGGCCGCATCGTGGGCGTGGTGGAGATGAACCAGTTCGTGGACGCGTTCTCCGACACGCTGTTCGACGAGGTGGAGGGCCGCGTGCGCGACGAGGTCTACCGCTTCGTGGGCCTCCCCCTGGGCGAGCACCGCGAGACGCGCCCAATGCGCATGGCGCTCAAGCGCTTCCCGTGGCTGCTGGGGAACATCGCCGGCGGCTTCCTGGCGGCCACGACGACGCGGCTGTTCGAGCGCACGGTGTCGGAGCTGGTGGTGGTGAGCGCGTTCATCCCCATGGTCCTCGTGCTGTCGGAGAGCCTGGGCGTGCAGACGACGGCGGTGGCCGCGTCCATGGTCGCGCACGGCGAGGTGGACCGGAAGATGGTCACGCGCGAGGTGCTGGCCGCGAGCCTGGCCGGGTTGATGGCGGCGGCGGTGGTGGCGCTCCTGGGGCGCGTCTATTCGCCGGGGTTTGGCTTCTCCCTGGCGCTGTTCGTGGCGGTGACGGTGTCGGCGACGTTGGCGTCCTGCCTGGGCGGCGTGCTGCCGTTCCTGTTCCGGCGGCTGAAGGTGGATCCGCACCTGGCCTCCGCGCCGCTGGTGCTGGCGGTGTCCGACAACCTGACGCTGCTGACGTACTTCGGATTGGTGTCGCGATTGTTGTTGTAA
- a CDS encoding DNA gyrase inhibitor YacG: protein MPLTPCPICQKPVPPRPENTSHPFCSRRCRAVDLGRWLGEEYRVPDRQAEQQEDELPSDGEPRRHDA from the coding sequence ATGCCCCTCACGCCGTGTCCCATCTGTCAGAAGCCCGTGCCTCCGCGTCCGGAGAACACCTCCCATCCCTTCTGCTCCCGCCGCTGCCGCGCCGTCGACCTGGGCCGCTGGCTGGGCGAGGAGTACCGCGTGCCCGACCGCCAGGCCGAACAGCAGGAGGACGAGCTGCCCTCCGACGGCGAGCCGCGCCGCCACGACGCCTGA
- a CDS encoding lysylphosphatidylglycerol synthase transmembrane domain-containing protein encodes MKRAVNLIASLLVTVAFMWWAFRDTDVSTQVASLKAANYAWLLPYFLCLAIVHVFRTLRWGALLSGLEHVPFRKLNEASGIGFMMLLVLPFRLGEFARPFLIAQRSSIRRSAAMTSVVLERIVDGLFVAALFRVLLFFIPTETPEVRYVKLGSWLMFAVFGGGLVFLLLGLWQQERTVRLVRATVGRFSPGIADKVADVVDTFVGAMRQLPDGKHIALFFLYTFGYWGVNGLGMALLARAFDCSGAGAGMACEPMNLSLFQSYIVMCVLVVGVMIPAAPGMMGTFQAATKVGLGLFLPAAMVNAHGLAYANVLWLCQTVQQIAFGLILLSVSHMSFRELAGKMKKDDDTAVTRSSVA; translated from the coding sequence GTGAAACGCGCCGTCAACCTCATCGCCAGCCTGCTCGTCACCGTTGCCTTCATGTGGTGGGCCTTCCGGGACACGGACGTGTCCACGCAGGTCGCCAGCCTCAAGGCAGCCAACTACGCGTGGCTCCTGCCGTACTTCTTGTGCCTCGCCATCGTGCACGTCTTCCGCACGCTGCGCTGGGGGGCATTGCTGTCGGGCCTGGAGCACGTCCCGTTCCGCAAGCTGAATGAGGCCTCCGGCATCGGCTTCATGATGCTGCTGGTGCTGCCCTTCCGCCTGGGTGAGTTCGCCCGGCCCTTCCTCATCGCCCAGCGCAGCTCCATCCGGCGCAGCGCGGCCATGACGTCCGTGGTGCTGGAGCGCATCGTGGACGGCCTCTTCGTCGCGGCGCTGTTCCGCGTGCTGCTCTTCTTCATCCCCACGGAGACGCCCGAGGTCCGGTACGTGAAGCTGGGCTCGTGGCTGATGTTCGCCGTGTTCGGAGGCGGCCTCGTGTTCCTGCTCCTGGGCCTGTGGCAGCAGGAGCGCACCGTGCGCCTGGTGCGCGCCACCGTGGGCCGCTTCTCCCCGGGCATCGCCGACAAGGTGGCGGACGTCGTGGACACCTTCGTCGGGGCCATGCGCCAGCTGCCCGACGGCAAGCACATCGCCCTCTTCTTTCTCTACACGTTCGGCTACTGGGGCGTGAACGGCCTGGGCATGGCGCTGCTCGCGCGGGCCTTCGACTGCTCCGGCGCGGGCGCGGGCATGGCCTGCGAGCCCATGAACCTGTCGCTGTTCCAGTCCTACATCGTGATGTGCGTGCTGGTGGTGGGCGTGATGATCCCCGCCGCGCCCGGGATGATGGGCACCTTCCAGGCCGCCACCAAGGTAGGCCTGGGGCTGTTCCTGCCCGCGGCGATGGTGAACGCGCACGGGCTGGCGTACGCGAACGTGCTGTGGCTGTGCCAGACGGTGCAGCAGATCGCCTTCGGCCTCATCCTGCTGTCCGTCAGCCACATGTCCTTCCGCGAGCTGGCCGGCAAGATGAAGAAGGACGACGACACCGCGGTCACCCGCTCGTCGGTGGCCTGA
- a CDS encoding ribbon-helix-helix domain-containing protein — translation MQDGSASPLSPDAPSSPSPVEPGEVRSPEADIVSTHVLVPEEQVHKLRELARRTRIHQSEYLREAVEDLLSKYGRIPKPEGES, via the coding sequence ATGCAGGATGGAAGCGCCAGCCCGCTGAGCCCCGACGCTCCGTCGTCCCCGTCCCCGGTGGAGCCCGGCGAGGTCCGTAGCCCCGAGGCCGACATCGTCTCCACCCACGTCCTCGTCCCCGAGGAGCAGGTGCACAAGCTGCGCGAGCTCGCGCGGCGCACCCGCATCCACCAGAGCGAGTACCTGCGCGAGGCCGTGGAGGACCTGCTGTCCAAGTACGGCCGCATCCCCAAGCCGGAGGGCGAGTCGTGA
- a CDS encoding TMEM165/GDT1 family protein: MEAIVGSFVLVAASEMGDKTQLLAFSLASKFRKPWVVLGGIFVATVANHALASSVGTWVSTHVPARVMALVLAVLFLGFGLWTLKPDTLDEDNGKPPRFGAFLTTVVLFFMAEMGDKTQLATMAVAARYQAPVLVTLGTTLGMLVSDGLAVFLGDRLSGKVNMKYMRWGTAVLFFLFGLVSLWTAWRG; encoded by the coding sequence TTGGAAGCCATTGTCGGATCATTCGTCCTCGTCGCCGCCAGCGAGATGGGCGACAAGACGCAGCTCCTGGCGTTCTCGCTCGCGTCCAAGTTCCGCAAGCCGTGGGTGGTGCTGGGCGGCATCTTCGTGGCCACGGTGGCCAACCACGCGCTGGCGTCGTCGGTGGGCACGTGGGTGTCCACGCACGTCCCCGCGCGGGTGATGGCGCTGGTGCTGGCGGTGCTGTTCCTGGGCTTCGGCCTGTGGACGCTCAAGCCCGACACGCTGGACGAGGACAACGGCAAGCCCCCGCGCTTTGGCGCCTTCCTCACCACGGTGGTCCTCTTCTTCATGGCGGAGATGGGGGACAAGACGCAGCTGGCCACCATGGCGGTCGCCGCGCGCTACCAGGCGCCCGTGCTGGTGACGCTGGGGACCACGCTGGGGATGCTGGTGTCGGACGGCCTCGCGGTGTTTCTGGGCGACCGGCTGTCCGGCAAGGTGAACATGAAGTACATGCGATGGGGGACCGCCGTGCTCTTCTTCCTCTTCGGCCTCGTGTCGCTCTGGACGGCCTGGCGCGGCTGA